The proteins below come from a single Tissierella sp. MB52-C2 genomic window:
- a CDS encoding ABC transporter ATP-binding protein — protein MDIKIKELTKIYGKETTALNDVDLHISQGMFGLLGKNGAGKTTLMRILTTLLEPTRGSVEICGIPLKKKNILSIKSLLGYLPQEFAFYNNLTVYEAMDYMGMLNKMKPKKRKERIEEVLIQLNLQKQSHKRFRQLSGGMKKRLGIAQALLSEPKILIVDEPTSGVDPEERVRIRNILSEYSKNNTVLLSTHIVEDIASTCERLVVLDYGKVIYKGSVEDLIQQAKGSAWKCTLYKTTELDELKQNYTVISSQYLQGKIEARIVSKDQPSLDCIEVEPSIEDAYILLSSKEEAK, from the coding sequence ATGGATATAAAAATAAAAGAACTTACCAAAATATATGGTAAGGAAACTACTGCACTCAATGATGTCGATTTGCATATATCACAAGGTATGTTTGGGTTACTTGGCAAGAATGGTGCAGGAAAGACTACTTTGATGAGAATTCTTACTACCTTATTAGAGCCTACTAGGGGTTCAGTTGAAATATGCGGTATACCTCTTAAAAAGAAAAATATTTTGTCTATTAAATCTTTATTAGGTTATTTACCACAGGAATTTGCTTTTTATAACAATTTAACTGTTTATGAAGCTATGGATTATATGGGAATGTTAAATAAAATGAAACCAAAAAAGAGAAAAGAAAGAATTGAGGAAGTGCTAATACAGTTAAATTTACAAAAACAGTCTCATAAAAGGTTTCGACAACTTTCAGGTGGAATGAAAAAAAGATTAGGCATTGCACAGGCACTTTTGAGTGAACCTAAGATATTAATTGTTGATGAGCCAACATCTGGTGTAGATCCAGAAGAACGAGTTAGAATAAGAAATATATTAAGTGAATATTCGAAAAATAACACAGTCCTGCTTTCTACTCATATTGTAGAAGATATAGCTAGTACATGTGAAAGATTAGTTGTTCTGGATTATGGAAAAGTTATATATAAAGGCTCCGTAGAAGATTTAATCCAGCAGGCAAAAGGAAGTGCATGGAAATGTACTTTATATAAAACTACCGAACTTGATGAGCTTAAACAAAATTATACAGTAATTTCAAGTCAGTATTTGCAGGGGAAAATAGAAGCAAGAATTGTATCTAAAGATCAACCTAGTCTTGATTGTATAGAAGTAGAACCTTCTATTGAAGATGCATATATATTATTGTCATCAAAGGAGGAAGCTAAATAA
- the truB gene encoding tRNA pseudouridine(55) synthase TruB: MNGVINFFKPRGMTSHDAVNLLRRTLKTKKIGHTGTLDPNASGVLPLCIGKGTRIAEYLLDSNKEYIGELTLGYRTDTQDGDGKVISISNKSVTENEIISTMSKYIGDISQLPPMYSALKHKGKKLYELAREGKTVERTPRSIKIYDQKILSIEDCKKILFYTSCSRGTYIRTLCDDIGMDLGTYGYMSYLLRVGAGSFKIEDSYSIEYISKLNHEEILQIITPMDKALEHIERFTVPEYLYSKLINGVVLQVDTEENMMNKLLRVYCKDIFVGIGKIILDDSKFYLKMDKVLMI, translated from the coding sequence ATGAACGGCGTAATTAACTTTTTTAAACCAAGGGGAATGACTTCCCATGATGCAGTAAACTTATTAAGAAGAACACTTAAAACAAAAAAGATAGGACACACAGGAACATTAGATCCCAATGCATCTGGAGTACTACCATTATGTATAGGTAAAGGTACCAGGATTGCAGAATATCTCTTAGACAGCAATAAGGAATACATAGGTGAACTAACCTTAGGATATAGAACTGATACTCAAGATGGAGATGGAAAAGTAATATCTATCTCTAATAAATCAGTAACGGAGAATGAGATAATATCTACTATGTCAAAATACATAGGTGATATATCTCAACTGCCACCTATGTATTCAGCATTAAAACATAAGGGTAAGAAGCTCTATGAACTTGCTAGAGAAGGAAAAACTGTGGAGCGTACTCCTAGGAGTATAAAAATATATGACCAGAAAATATTGAGTATAGAAGATTGTAAAAAGATCTTATTCTATACCAGTTGCTCCAGGGGAACTTATATCAGAACTTTATGTGACGATATAGGAATGGATTTAGGCACCTATGGATATATGTCATACTTACTAAGAGTAGGTGCAGGAAGTTTTAAAATTGAAGATTCCTATAGTATTGAATATATTAGCAAATTAAATCATGAGGAAATTTTACAGATAATTACTCCCATGGATAAAGCCTTAGAACATATAGAGAGATTTACTGTACCAGAATATTTATATTCTAAATTAATTAATGGCGTTGTTTTACAGGTTGATACTGAGGAGAATATGATGAATAAGTTACTTAGAGTTTATTGTAAAGATATATTTGTTGGAATAGGAAAAATAATTCTTGATGATTCTAAATTTTACTTAAAAATGGATAAAGTTTTAATGATATAA
- a CDS encoding polyribonucleotide nucleotidyltransferase, translated as MERKFQYNLAGRDLIVTIGKVAEQASGACMVQYGDTVILATATASKEPREGIDFFPLSVDYEEKLYSVGKIPGGFIKREGRPSEKAILTSRLIDRPLRPLFPDGYRNDVQVITTVLSADQDHSPDIVAMIGSSIALSISDIPFDGPTGSVLVGLIDDKFIINPNSEEREKSEIHLVVAGTKNAVMMVEAGANEVTEKVMLDGILTAHAEIQKLCDFIEDIKSEVGKDKKEYDLFRPNEEIREKIVAFGKEKLIEAINTFEKQERLDNIDKVNKEIKEVLLEEYPESVQDINVVIENMLKDEVRRLIVEEGIRPDNRKTDEIRPITTDVGLLPRTHGSGLFKRGQTQVLTIATLGAVSDAQVIDGLGEEESKRYMHHYNFPPYSVGDSRPLRGPGRREIGHGALAERALEPVIPSEDKFPYTIRLVSEVLSSNGSSSQASVCGSTLALLDAGVPIKSPVAGIAMGLIKENNNVAILSDIQGMEDHLGDMDFKVAGTADGITAIQMDIKIAGIDKPILEEALEKARQGRLYILDKMMQTISTPRENLSKYAPKIYTMQINPDKIRDIIGPGGKVINKIIDETGVKIDIDDTGKIFIASVTQEGGEAAIDIINRIVKEVEPGEIYLGKVTRITNFGAFIDVLNGKEGLLHISNIARERVNKVEDVLAVGDEVLVKVMEIDNQGRINLSRKVLLPEEPKTEE; from the coding sequence ATGGAAAGGAAATTCCAGTATAATTTAGCTGGTAGAGACCTAATTGTAACTATTGGTAAGGTGGCAGAACAGGCTAGTGGTGCTTGTATGGTTCAATATGGTGATACAGTGATTTTAGCCACTGCTACAGCTTCTAAGGAGCCAAGAGAAGGAATAGATTTTTTCCCACTTAGTGTAGACTATGAGGAAAAATTATATTCAGTAGGAAAAATACCAGGTGGATTTATAAAAAGAGAAGGCAGACCAAGTGAAAAAGCTATTTTAACATCAAGACTTATAGATAGACCACTTAGGCCTTTATTTCCAGATGGATATAGAAATGATGTACAAGTTATAACTACTGTTTTATCAGCAGATCAGGACCACTCACCAGATATTGTAGCAATGATTGGGTCATCCATTGCTCTATCTATATCAGATATTCCATTCGATGGACCTACAGGATCAGTTCTTGTGGGATTAATAGATGATAAGTTCATCATAAATCCAAATAGTGAAGAAAGAGAAAAATCAGAAATTCATTTAGTTGTAGCAGGAACAAAAAATGCTGTAATGATGGTTGAGGCAGGAGCAAATGAAGTAACAGAAAAAGTTATGTTAGATGGTATCCTAACAGCTCATGCTGAAATCCAAAAACTATGTGATTTTATTGAAGATATTAAAAGCGAAGTAGGTAAAGATAAAAAAGAATATGATTTATTTAGACCTAATGAAGAAATAAGAGAAAAGATAGTTGCTTTTGGTAAAGAAAAATTAATAGAAGCTATAAATACTTTTGAAAAACAAGAGAGATTAGATAATATAGATAAAGTAAATAAGGAAATAAAGGAAGTATTGCTAGAAGAATATCCAGAGTCAGTGCAAGATATAAATGTAGTAATTGAAAATATGTTAAAAGACGAAGTCAGAAGATTAATAGTAGAAGAAGGTATAAGACCAGACAATAGAAAAACAGATGAAATACGTCCTATTACTACAGATGTAGGGTTATTACCTAGAACTCATGGTTCAGGATTATTTAAGAGAGGTCAGACTCAGGTTCTTACAATAGCCACATTAGGTGCAGTTAGTGATGCACAAGTTATTGATGGCTTAGGAGAAGAAGAATCTAAAAGATATATGCACCATTATAACTTCCCGCCATATTCTGTAGGAGATTCTAGGCCTTTAAGAGGACCAGGCAGAAGAGAAATAGGTCATGGGGCATTGGCTGAAAGGGCTCTCGAACCAGTTATACCATCTGAAGACAAATTCCCGTATACAATAAGATTAGTATCAGAAGTTCTTAGCTCAAACGGTTCTTCATCTCAAGCTAGTGTATGTGGAAGTACTTTAGCTTTATTAGATGCAGGTGTTCCTATAAAATCTCCTGTTGCTGGAATAGCTATGGGATTAATAAAAGAAAATAATAATGTAGCTATTTTATCTGATATTCAAGGTATGGAAGACCATTTAGGAGATATGGACTTTAAGGTGGCAGGGACTGCAGATGGAATTACGGCTATACAAATGGATATAAAAATAGCAGGAATAGATAAGCCAATACTAGAGGAAGCTTTAGAAAAAGCTAGACAAGGTAGATTATATATATTAGATAAGATGATGCAAACCATATCAACACCTAGAGAAAACTTATCTAAGTATGCTCCTAAAATATATACTATGCAAATAAATCCAGACAAAATAAGAGATATAATTGGACCTGGTGGAAAAGTAATTAATAAAATAATAGATGAAACAGGCGTAAAAATAGATATTGATGACACTGGTAAGATTTTCATTGCTTCAGTAACACAAGAAGGTGGCGAAGCAGCCATAGATATAATTAATAGAATCGTTAAAGAAGTAGAGCCAGGAGAAATCTATTTAGGAAAAGTTACTAGAATTACTAACTTTGGAGCTTTTATAGATGTTCTAAATGGTAAAGAAGGGCTTCTTCATATATCCAACATAGCTAGAGAAAGAGTTAATAAAGTAGAAGATGTATTAGCAGTTGGAGATGAAGTATTAGTTAAGGTTATGGAAATAGATAATCAAGGAAGAATAAATCTTTCTAGAAAAGTATTATTGCCTGAAGAACCAAAAACTGAAGAATAG
- a CDS encoding accessory gene regulator B family protein, whose translation MANNMIEKVTSYFIANGVIEDEDRQIYAYGLHQGLLILLNITTTILIGFMFRAVWESILFMIVYIPLRAYGGGYHAKSKGYI comes from the coding sequence ATGGCTAATAATATGATTGAAAAGGTGACAAGCTACTTTATTGCTAATGGAGTAATAGAAGATGAGGATAGGCAGATTTATGCCTATGGATTACATCAAGGACTTCTAATATTACTAAACATCACAACAACAATCTTAATAGGATTTATGTTTAGAGCGGTCTGGGAAAGCATTTTATTTATGATAGTATATATCCCACTTAGAGCTTATGGAGGAGGGTATCATGCTAAAAGTAAGGGCTATATATAA
- a CDS encoding radical SAM/SPASM domain-containing protein codes for MLVTLWITTQCNMKCRYCYEGNDKTNKMMSIETADKSIQYIMKHFNELNEDTLIINFHGGEPLLQFDLIKYITEEFKQIFSSSNKRLMFGLTTNGILLDEKIEEYLCENFYYSLSASLDGNKLINDTNRMLKNGRGTYDLVIDKFVSLLKIRQDVRIRMTFNTDTVYNLYESVQHLVEMGFNTIIPVADYFDDRWDKHHIDILCKETEKIFEMFKREKEKNSNLSISIVDVEIYKKGNCGGGITTLNIDPNGDIYPCTYVVEDEEYRIGNIDTGIDKIKLQKIHSIFNTKNEICNGCSYYNCCSATRCKLINKVLTDNFNMPSPVMCAIENIMYKFSKYNLKVS; via the coding sequence ATGTTAGTTACATTATGGATAACTACTCAATGTAATATGAAATGTAGATACTGTTATGAGGGCAATGATAAGACTAATAAGATGATGAGTATAGAAACTGCTGATAAATCAATACAATATATTATGAAACATTTTAATGAATTAAATGAGGATACACTTATTATTAATTTTCATGGTGGAGAACCTTTGTTACAATTTGACTTAATAAAATATATAACAGAGGAATTTAAGCAAATTTTTTCTAGTAGTAATAAAAGATTAATGTTCGGGTTAACAACAAATGGAATTCTGTTAGATGAAAAAATAGAAGAATACTTGTGTGAGAATTTTTATTATTCTCTTTCTGCAAGTTTAGACGGAAATAAATTAATTAATGATACAAATAGAATGCTTAAAAATGGTAGGGGGACTTACGATTTGGTAATTGACAAGTTTGTGTCTTTATTAAAGATTAGGCAAGATGTTCGAATTAGAATGACATTTAATACTGATACAGTATATAATCTATATGAAAGTGTACAACACTTGGTAGAAATGGGATTTAATACCATTATACCAGTTGCTGATTATTTTGATGATAGATGGGACAAGCATCACATAGATATTTTGTGCAAAGAAACAGAAAAGATTTTCGAAATGTTTAAACGAGAGAAAGAAAAAAATAGCAATCTTAGTATATCTATTGTTGATGTAGAAATATATAAAAAAGGGAATTGTGGAGGAGGAATAACAACTTTAAATATCGATCCAAATGGGGACATATATCCCTGTACTTATGTTGTTGAAGACGAGGAATATAGAATAGGAAATATTGATACAGGTATAGATAAAATAAAGCTACAAAAAATTCATAGTATTTTTAATACAAAAAATGAAATATGCAATGGATGTAGTTACTATAACTGCTGTTCAGCTACAAGATGTAAGTTAATAAATAAAGTATTAACGGATAATTTCAATATGCCTTCACCAGTAATGTGTGCAATAGAGAATATAATGTATAAATTTTCAAAATATAATTTAAAAGTTTCATAA
- a CDS encoding cyclic lactone autoinducer peptide gives MKKVVLRFSKVLASLALMVTSMNVNTTCMYLAYQPELPKGAEKLRKN, from the coding sequence GTGAAGAAAGTTGTTTTAAGGTTTAGTAAAGTTCTTGCAAGTTTAGCATTGATGGTAACATCTATGAATGTAAATACAACATGTATGTATCTGGCTTATCAGCCTGAATTACCAAAAGGTGCAGAAAAACTTCGTAAAAACTAA
- a CDS encoding bifunctional oligoribonuclease/PAP phosphatase NrnA, giving the protein MINNIESEFDLGIDLIKNNKNIGIASHVNPDGDNLGSILALGNALEKINKKVFMFKSDDIPTNFSFLPNIDKIMDYDDTIELDLFIALDVSDENRLGKNKVFLEKIENIINIDHHISNTNFGSINIVDSNAAATGELVYKLISKMGIIIDKDIASCIYTSISSDTGSFMYDNTTSETHEIAAELIKLGIDKSNININLYQNRSIQKTKLFIKVLETLKFYHDNKVGIIQVTQDMLNNSNAKMEDTEGIISFIREIDSVEIAVLLKEIKEEDIKVSMRSKKYVDVAEICANFDGGGHIRAAGCTINQPINMAEKLILEQIKKVF; this is encoded by the coding sequence ATGATTAACAATATTGAAAGTGAATTTGATTTAGGGATTGATTTAATTAAAAATAACAAGAACATTGGAATCGCTTCTCATGTTAATCCTGATGGAGATAATCTTGGATCTATTCTTGCATTGGGCAATGCACTTGAAAAGATTAATAAAAAAGTTTTTATGTTTAAAAGTGATGATATTCCTACAAATTTTTCATTTCTTCCAAATATAGATAAAATCATGGACTATGATGATACTATTGAATTGGATCTATTTATAGCTTTAGATGTAAGCGATGAAAACAGATTAGGTAAAAATAAAGTATTTTTAGAGAAAATAGAAAATATTATTAATATAGATCATCATATTAGCAATACTAATTTTGGAAGTATCAATATTGTAGATAGTAATGCAGCTGCTACTGGAGAATTAGTATATAAATTAATAAGTAAAATGGGAATTATTATAGATAAGGATATAGCTTCTTGTATTTATACTTCCATAAGTTCAGATACTGGAAGCTTTATGTATGATAATACTACATCAGAAACCCATGAGATAGCAGCTGAGTTAATAAAGCTAGGTATTGATAAAAGTAATATCAATATCAATCTATATCAAAATAGAAGTATTCAAAAAACAAAACTATTTATAAAAGTGCTGGAGACTCTAAAGTTTTACCATGATAATAAGGTAGGCATAATACAAGTAACCCAAGATATGCTAAATAATTCAAATGCTAAAATGGAAGATACAGAGGGGATAATTTCCTTTATTAGAGAAATAGATTCAGTGGAAATAGCCGTTTTGTTAAAAGAAATTAAAGAAGAAGACATCAAAGTTAGCATGAGAAGTAAGAAATATGTAGATGTTGCTGAAATTTGTGCTAACTTTGATGGTGGAGGACATATTAGAGCAGCAGGATGTACTATTAATCAACCTATAAACATGGCTGAAAAATTAATTTTAGAACAAATAAAAAAGGTATTTTAG
- a CDS encoding radical SAM/SPASM domain-containing protein: MDLYLSPSIRFLFNNNRVIVFNRRNGSWMKISRECYDILKNSIDNQSTEEELLDSLADDEDKLYFKKLLDNLHELSSETEKKHNKINDVSISITKRCNLECMHCIVDADKVNNHDKYTTSQVFQIIDKVKALKPSHITLTGGEPMIRDDFVDILKHTSSNYDGKISVMTNGTLINTDNVKPLAALAHNIDISIDGADEESCSIIRGKGVFQQVVNSIKLLHKNDYKKISLSMVLTKNNQNVVNKFYKLNEELGTKPMLRQLALLGRAERNSDILTQFVSNAQEISSPSELKNKHEIIGCSCKAGVNELTIEYNGDIFPCDLFTDEQFKLGNVDEIEDLRILFEEKNEIACTHSCLSDFEPDQHPLCCDCNVNFFCWRCLHDLYILENNIDLFKERCDYMKPHLNELLWE; this comes from the coding sequence ATGGATTTATATTTATCACCATCAATCAGGTTTCTTTTTAATAATAATAGAGTCATAGTTTTTAATCGTAGAAATGGCTCATGGATGAAAATTTCTAGAGAATGTTATGATATATTAAAGAATAGTATTGATAATCAAAGTACAGAAGAGGAATTATTAGATAGTTTAGCTGATGATGAAGATAAATTATATTTTAAAAAATTGTTGGATAATTTACATGAGCTAAGTAGTGAAACTGAGAAAAAACACAATAAAATAAATGATGTTAGCATTTCTATTACCAAAAGGTGTAATTTAGAATGTATGCACTGTATAGTTGATGCGGATAAGGTAAATAACCATGATAAGTATACTACTTCCCAAGTTTTTCAAATAATAGACAAAGTAAAGGCTTTAAAACCTTCCCATATAACCTTAACGGGTGGTGAACCAATGATTAGGGATGACTTCGTAGATATTTTAAAACATACTTCAAGTAATTATGATGGAAAAATATCAGTAATGACAAATGGAACGCTTATAAATACTGATAATGTTAAACCTTTAGCTGCTTTAGCACATAATATTGATATTAGTATAGATGGGGCAGATGAAGAATCATGCTCTATCATCAGGGGAAAAGGGGTTTTCCAGCAAGTAGTTAATAGTATTAAACTATTACATAAAAATGATTATAAAAAGATTAGTCTTTCAATGGTTCTTACTAAAAACAATCAAAATGTAGTTAATAAATTTTATAAGCTTAATGAGGAATTAGGTACTAAGCCTATGCTTAGACAATTAGCGCTTTTAGGACGAGCAGAAAGAAACTCTGATATATTAACTCAATTTGTTTCAAATGCTCAAGAAATCTCTTCCCCTTCAGAACTAAAAAATAAACATGAAATAATAGGATGTTCTTGTAAGGCAGGGGTTAATGAATTGACCATTGAATACAATGGAGATATATTTCCATGTGATTTGTTTACTGATGAGCAGTTTAAGTTGGGCAATGTAGATGAAATTGAAGATTTACGTATTTTATTTGAAGAGAAAAATGAAATAGCATGTACACATAGCTGTTTGTCTGATTTTGAGCCTGATCAACATCCTCTTTGTTGTGATTGTAATGTTAATTTTTTTTGTTGGCGATGTTTGCATGATTTATATATATTAGAAAATAATATAGATTTATTCAAAGAGCGTTGTGATTATATGAAGCCTCATTTAAATGAACTCTTATGGGAATAA
- the rbfA gene encoding 30S ribosome-binding factor RbfA, whose translation MNNKRISRISEEVKKVVSELIYNGLKDPRVNSLTTVTKVEVTRDLRYAKIYVSVFGDKEEKENTIKGLESAKGFIRKEISSKVDLRYTPEPIFVLDESIEHGIYMSKLIKDVNKDSKDHGDNKND comes from the coding sequence ATGAACAATAAAAGGATAAGTAGAATTTCAGAAGAAGTAAAAAAGGTTGTTTCTGAATTGATTTATAATGGACTTAAAGATCCAAGGGTTAATTCTCTTACTACTGTAACAAAAGTAGAAGTAACTAGAGATTTACGTTATGCGAAAATATATGTATCTGTATTTGGAGATAAGGAAGAAAAAGAAAATACAATAAAAGGTTTAGAAAGTGCTAAGGGATTTATAAGAAAAGAAATTAGCAGTAAAGTAGATTTAAGATACACTCCTGAACCAATTTTTGTTTTAGATGAATCTATTGAACATGGTATTTATATGTCTAAATTAATTAAAGATGTTAATAAGGATTCTAAAGATCATGGAGACAATAAAAATGATTAA
- the rpsO gene encoding 30S ribosomal protein S15, with the protein MLTKEMKEQIINEYKLHEGDTGSPEVQIAILTYRINSVNEHLKAHKKDHHSRRGLLKMVGQRRGLLKYLQNNDIARYRSLIEKLGIRG; encoded by the coding sequence ATGTTAACAAAAGAAATGAAAGAACAAATTATTAATGAGTACAAATTACACGAAGGTGATACAGGTTCACCAGAAGTACAAATTGCAATTTTAACTTACAGAATAAATTCTGTAAATGAGCATTTAAAAGCTCATAAAAAAGATCACCATTCAAGAAGAGGATTACTTAAAATGGTAGGTCAAAGAAGAGGTCTTTTAAAATATCTTCAAAACAATGATATTGCAAGATATCGTTCTTTAATTGAAAAATTAGGCATCAGAGGTTAA
- a CDS encoding bifunctional riboflavin kinase/FAD synthetase yields MEIIDLSNYNETRFNTAIALGNFDGIHIGHQQLINTMISKAKDLGIKSSLLLFKNHTKATIDNNKPNMITSNEQKFKICEELGIDIIYLLDFDDNLMKLSGEDFIKNIIIDKMNCKLLVVGFDYRFGYKASGDSEFLLELGKKHNIDVIVLDPVYKNNEVISSSIIRNLIAIGHMDEVTNILGRPYSILGKVITGKNRGNKLGFPTANMEPMDNFVIPKNGVYITNTIVDNRRYLSATNIGYNPTFNEDVLKIETYILDFGENIYGKMIEVEFIDFLRDDIKFKNKEELINQMNLDIEMVKFKH; encoded by the coding sequence ATGGAAATAATTGATTTATCAAATTATAATGAAACAAGATTTAATACTGCTATTGCTTTAGGTAACTTTGATGGTATTCATATTGGACACCAACAGTTAATTAATACTATGATTTCCAAAGCTAAAGATTTGGGAATTAAATCTTCCCTTTTATTATTTAAAAATCATACAAAAGCTACTATAGACAATAACAAACCTAATATGATAACAAGTAACGAACAAAAGTTTAAAATATGTGAAGAATTAGGGATTGATATTATCTACCTTTTAGATTTTGATGATAATTTAATGAAATTATCAGGAGAAGACTTTATTAAAAATATTATTATAGATAAAATGAATTGCAAACTATTAGTGGTTGGATTTGATTATAGATTTGGATATAAGGCTTCAGGTGATTCTGAATTTTTATTAGAACTTGGGAAAAAACACAATATAGATGTAATAGTTTTAGATCCTGTTTATAAAAATAATGAAGTTATTAGCAGTTCTATTATAAGAAATTTAATAGCCATTGGTCATATGGATGAAGTTACTAACATATTAGGTCGTCCATATTCTATATTAGGAAAAGTAATAACAGGGAAGAATAGAGGCAATAAATTAGGCTTTCCCACTGCTAATATGGAACCTATGGACAATTTTGTAATACCTAAAAATGGAGTTTATATTACTAATACTATAGTTGATAATAGAAGATATTTATCTGCCACAAATATAGGTTATAATCCTACTTTTAATGAGGATGTATTAAAAATAGAAACCTATATATTAGATTTCGGTGAAAACATATATGGAAAAATGATAGAAGTGGAATTTATAGATTTTTTAAGAGATGATATTAAATTCAAGAATAAAGAAGAATTGATAAATCAAATGAATTTAGATATAGAAATGGTTAAATTCAAACATTAA